In one Pseudarthrobacter sp. NBSH8 genomic region, the following are encoded:
- a CDS encoding VOC family protein, whose product MPMTLNPYLGFRENAREAMTFYQSVFGGDLALSTFGEFHASEDPAEADKIMHGMLTASNGLVLMGADTPNGMDLPTGSSISVSLSGDDEAELRGYWDKLSADGGTVTVPLEPAPWGDIFGMCTDRFGTAWLVNVNNPQAAPAS is encoded by the coding sequence ATGCCAATGACGCTCAACCCCTACCTTGGCTTCCGCGAGAACGCCCGGGAGGCGATGACCTTCTATCAGTCCGTGTTCGGCGGCGACCTGGCCCTCAGCACTTTCGGGGAGTTCCACGCCAGCGAAGATCCGGCGGAAGCCGACAAGATCATGCACGGCATGCTGACGGCCAGCAACGGCCTGGTTCTAATGGGGGCTGACACGCCCAATGGCATGGACCTCCCGACCGGCAGCTCCATTTCGGTTTCCCTCAGCGGCGACGACGAAGCTGAACTGCGCGGCTACTGGGACAAGCTGTCCGCCGACGGCGGCACTGTCACCGTTCCGCTCGAACCGGCGCCCTGGGGTGACATCTTCGGCATGTGCACCGACCGGTTCGGAACTGCCTGGTTGGTCAATGTCAACAACCCGCAGGCGGCTCCCGCGTCATAG
- a CDS encoding maleylpyruvate isomerase family mycothiol-dependent enzyme, translating to MGARTDQTTDPALLQSLLQARRGTAFFARKLNELTDTELDGATLLHGWTRRHLVAHIGYNARAIARLIEWAATGIETPMYASPEARDHEINFGATLSPIALRNLFDHSAVHLNVEWRDLPEQAWHERVKTAQGRTVPASETVWMRTREVWTHAVDLNNGATFSDIPAPVLERLLQDITSAWKTRGTDTGLLITVTGTDLTYGDTAAENPTVITGTLPAVVGWATGRGTHAVTATQNGVPLENVPAAPQWI from the coding sequence ATGGGTGCCCGCACCGACCAAACCACCGACCCGGCGCTCCTGCAGTCCTTGCTGCAGGCGCGCCGGGGCACCGCGTTCTTCGCCCGCAAACTCAACGAGCTCACCGATACCGAACTCGACGGCGCCACCCTCCTTCACGGCTGGACCCGCCGACACCTGGTGGCACACATCGGTTACAACGCCCGCGCCATCGCCCGACTCATCGAATGGGCCGCAACAGGGATCGAAACACCCATGTACGCCTCCCCCGAGGCCCGGGACCACGAAATCAACTTCGGCGCTACCCTGTCCCCCATCGCGCTGCGGAACCTCTTTGACCACTCCGCAGTTCACCTGAACGTCGAATGGCGCGACCTCCCCGAACAGGCCTGGCACGAGCGGGTGAAAACCGCCCAAGGACGGACCGTCCCCGCCAGTGAAACCGTGTGGATGCGGACCCGCGAAGTCTGGACCCACGCCGTGGACCTGAACAACGGCGCCACCTTTAGTGACATACCGGCCCCAGTCCTCGAACGACTCCTGCAAGATATCACCAGCGCCTGGAAAACCCGCGGCACCGACACCGGCCTGCTCATCACCGTCACCGGCACGGACCTCACCTACGGTGACACCGCCGCGGAGAACCCGACAGTAATCACCGGAACCCTGCCCGCCGTCGTCGGATGGGCCACCGGACGCGGCACCCACGCCGTCACCGCCACCCAGAATGGCGTCCCGCTGGAAAACGTGCCAGCGGCCCCCCAGTGGATCTGA
- a CDS encoding fumarylacetoacetate hydrolase family protein, translated as MRLLTLRTSEGTTAVRQDGDTLTEIPGFADVGALLKDPAWETIAKAANGATHPLEGADLAPVVPVPGKIICVGHNYRNHIKEMGRDVPEYPTLFAKYAESLIGPNDDLALPQESDTVDWEAELAVIIGKTGRRISEADAKDHIAGYAVLNDVSMRDYQFRTIQWLQGKTWEKSTPFGPALVTTDEFSAGPLMTSAVDGEIQQSTPTGDVVFTPEFLVSYISTIITLNPGDVIATGTPGGVGHAQDPKCYLQEGQLLVTTIEGLGQLKNRVIKEA; from the coding sequence ATGAGACTCCTCACCCTCCGCACTTCTGAAGGCACGACGGCGGTCCGCCAGGACGGCGACACCCTCACCGAGATTCCCGGGTTCGCTGACGTCGGGGCCCTCCTGAAGGACCCCGCCTGGGAGACGATCGCCAAGGCAGCCAACGGCGCAACCCACCCGCTGGAGGGCGCCGACCTCGCCCCGGTCGTTCCCGTCCCGGGCAAGATCATCTGCGTGGGCCATAACTACCGCAACCACATCAAGGAAATGGGGAGGGACGTCCCGGAGTACCCCACCCTGTTCGCCAAGTACGCCGAATCCCTCATCGGACCCAACGACGACCTCGCGTTACCGCAGGAATCCGACACCGTGGACTGGGAAGCCGAACTCGCCGTGATCATCGGCAAGACCGGCCGCCGCATCAGCGAAGCCGACGCCAAGGACCACATCGCCGGCTACGCCGTCCTGAACGACGTGTCCATGCGCGACTACCAGTTCCGCACCATCCAGTGGCTCCAAGGCAAAACCTGGGAAAAATCCACCCCGTTCGGCCCCGCCCTGGTCACCACGGACGAGTTCAGCGCCGGACCGCTCATGACCAGCGCCGTGGACGGCGAGATCCAGCAGAGCACCCCCACCGGCGACGTGGTGTTCACCCCCGAATTCCTGGTCTCCTACATCTCCACCATCATCACGCTGAACCCGGGCGACGTGATCGCCACCGGCACCCCGGGAGGTGTGGGCCACGCCCAGGACCCCAAATGCTACCTGCAGGAAGGCCAGCTCCTGGTCACCACCATCGAAGGCCTGGGCCAGCTGAAGAACCGCGTCATCAAGGAAGCCTGA
- a CDS encoding cupin domain-containing protein, with protein sequence MSVSAENITHESVAASHALPEPTPEEAAQLEQLYADFETENLVPLWTEIGDLMPMVPSPKAVPHVWRWDDLYPLAARAGELVPVGRGGERRAIALANPGLAGTPYATPTLWAAIQYLGAHETAPEHRHSQNAFRFVVEGEGVWTVVNGDPVAMRRGDFLLTPGWNFHGHHNDTDQPMAWIDGLDIPFVHYADAGFFEFGTERVTDEATPDISRSERLWAHPGLRPLSGLQDTVNSPIAAYRWEHTDAALTEQLLLEDEGHPATVSQGHAAVRYTNPTTGGDVMPTIRAEFHRLRPGATTEPLREVGSSVWQVFEGSGTVTLKGETRPLAKGDLFVVPSWQEWSLQADDAGFDLFRFSDAPIFERLNFTRTYTEGRKNA encoded by the coding sequence GTGTCCGTCAGCGCAGAGAACATCACCCATGAGTCTGTTGCAGCCAGCCATGCGTTGCCGGAGCCGACACCTGAAGAGGCGGCGCAGTTGGAGCAGCTGTATGCGGACTTCGAGACGGAGAACCTGGTTCCGTTGTGGACGGAGATCGGTGACCTGATGCCGATGGTTCCTTCTCCTAAGGCGGTGCCGCATGTGTGGCGATGGGATGATTTGTATCCGCTGGCTGCGCGTGCCGGGGAGCTGGTCCCTGTGGGCCGTGGTGGGGAACGCCGTGCGATCGCGTTGGCGAACCCTGGCCTGGCCGGCACCCCGTACGCCACCCCGACGCTGTGGGCCGCGATCCAGTACCTGGGCGCGCACGAGACGGCCCCCGAACACCGGCACTCCCAGAACGCGTTCCGGTTCGTTGTCGAGGGCGAAGGCGTCTGGACCGTGGTGAACGGGGATCCGGTGGCGATGCGCCGCGGGGATTTCCTGCTGACCCCGGGCTGGAACTTCCACGGCCACCACAACGACACCGATCAGCCGATGGCCTGGATCGACGGGCTTGACATCCCGTTTGTGCACTACGCCGACGCCGGGTTCTTCGAGTTCGGCACCGAACGCGTCACCGACGAAGCGACCCCGGATATTTCCCGGTCCGAGCGGCTCTGGGCCCACCCGGGCCTTCGCCCCCTCTCCGGGCTCCAGGACACGGTCAATTCCCCCATCGCGGCGTACCGGTGGGAACACACCGACGCCGCCCTGACCGAGCAGCTGCTCCTGGAGGACGAAGGCCACCCCGCCACTGTCTCCCAGGGCCACGCCGCGGTCCGGTATACGAACCCGACCACCGGCGGGGACGTCATGCCCACCATCCGCGCCGAATTCCACCGCCTCCGCCCCGGCGCCACCACGGAGCCCTTGCGTGAAGTCGGCTCCAGTGTCTGGCAGGTCTTCGAAGGCTCCGGGACCGTGACCCTGAAAGGCGAAACCAGGCCCCTGGCCAAGGGCGACCTGTTCGTGGTCCCCTCCTGGCAGGAATGGTCCCTGCAGGCCGACGACGCCGGGTTTGATCTGTTCCGCTTCAGCGACGCCCCCATTTTTGAGCGCCTGAACTTTACCCGCACCTACACCGAAGGACGCAAGAACGCATGA
- a CDS encoding IclR family transcriptional regulator, giving the protein MQNLPVRRVPTYPIEAVDNALQLLQLLRDVGSLRLKDAAQELEVAPSTAHRLLAMLVYRGFAVQDETRRYVPGPAMGEGPAGVSWTRQLREISRPHMELLCFRTSETVNLMIRVGTKVRFLDTVEGTNALRVGDRQGTVMPANKASGGKAMLAELESAMIEQLFRSPNAEIGGDSIPDVEYPGFLRELEAVRSNGFAANFEGTEEGISAFGMAIHNGRGAVVGALSVATPVGRFRKLFDAGLVQVMMETRRQLEIDIAANPAESGPSS; this is encoded by the coding sequence ATGCAGAATCTTCCCGTCCGCCGGGTGCCCACCTATCCCATCGAAGCCGTGGACAACGCGCTACAGCTTCTTCAGCTGTTGCGGGATGTCGGAAGCCTGCGGCTCAAGGATGCGGCGCAGGAACTTGAAGTGGCCCCCTCCACCGCGCACCGACTGCTTGCGATGCTGGTTTACCGCGGTTTTGCGGTCCAGGATGAGACGCGCCGCTATGTTCCGGGACCGGCCATGGGGGAAGGTCCGGCCGGCGTGAGCTGGACGCGGCAGCTGCGGGAAATTTCGAGGCCGCATATGGAACTGCTGTGCTTCCGCACCAGCGAGACGGTAAATCTGATGATTCGCGTGGGCACAAAGGTCCGTTTCCTGGACACTGTGGAAGGGACCAACGCCCTGCGGGTAGGAGACCGCCAAGGTACGGTCATGCCCGCTAACAAGGCTTCGGGCGGCAAGGCGATGTTGGCCGAGCTGGAATCCGCCATGATCGAGCAGCTGTTCCGGAGCCCCAATGCCGAGATCGGCGGAGACAGCATCCCGGACGTCGAGTATCCGGGGTTCCTCCGCGAGCTGGAAGCAGTCCGCAGCAACGGCTTTGCGGCAAATTTCGAGGGCACCGAAGAAGGAATCAGCGCCTTCGGGATGGCCATCCACAATGGGCGGGGCGCGGTGGTGGGGGCGCTCAGCGTTGCCACCCCGGTGGGAAGGTTCCGGAAACTCTTCGACGCCGGACTGGTCCAGGTAATGATGGAAACGCGCCGCCAGCTGGAAATCGATATTGCGGCCAATCCAGCCGAGTCGGGTCCGTCGAGCTGA
- a CDS encoding aromatic acid/H+ symport family MFS transporter: MNHTLSPAAQPGPAAGPERSGLSGFPRRSVLAVLVCWLLVVFDGYDLIVYGTVQASLINDTGWGLTKATAGTVGSMAFIGMMIGAIFAGRMSDAWGRRRTIIGCAVVFSVFTILCAFAPNAPVFGGLRLLAGIGLGGLVPSANALVAELVPTKWRSTIATLMMSGVPIGGSIAALVGIPLIPAFGWPMMFLIAVLALVVVIPLGIRYLPETLPSGAAGTAEKEPGGFGSLLRAPFFGMSVLYAIATLVTLFAWYGLGTWLPNLMQLAGYNLGSALTFALALNMGAVAGSVITAWAGTRFGPIPTAIAAAAVAAAALLVLVTGPAVTVVYIMLVLAGVGTHGTQCLIIAAVASHYPAHLRGTALGWVLGVGRIGAVAAPQVGGLLLAAGLGVNSNFLAFAGAAAVAAVLLGAIAVKIKSSTSTPIPEGASNV; this comes from the coding sequence ATGAATCACACACTTTCCCCTGCAGCGCAGCCGGGCCCCGCCGCCGGACCGGAGCGGTCAGGACTCTCCGGATTTCCCAGGCGTTCGGTCCTTGCCGTCCTGGTCTGCTGGCTGTTGGTCGTCTTTGACGGCTATGACCTGATTGTCTACGGTACTGTCCAGGCATCCCTGATCAACGACACGGGCTGGGGCCTGACCAAGGCCACGGCGGGCACCGTCGGCTCCATGGCCTTCATCGGCATGATGATCGGCGCGATTTTCGCCGGCCGCATGTCCGATGCGTGGGGCCGCCGCCGAACCATCATTGGCTGCGCGGTCGTCTTTTCGGTGTTCACCATCCTGTGCGCCTTCGCCCCGAACGCCCCGGTGTTCGGGGGATTGAGGCTGCTTGCCGGCATTGGACTGGGCGGCCTGGTGCCTTCCGCGAATGCCTTGGTAGCTGAGCTGGTGCCTACCAAGTGGCGGTCAACCATTGCCACCCTGATGATGTCCGGGGTGCCGATCGGTGGCTCCATTGCGGCGCTGGTCGGCATCCCGCTCATTCCGGCCTTCGGCTGGCCCATGATGTTCCTGATAGCCGTGCTGGCGTTGGTGGTGGTGATTCCGCTGGGTATCCGCTACCTGCCGGAGACGCTGCCCTCTGGTGCGGCCGGGACGGCGGAGAAGGAACCGGGCGGCTTCGGCTCCCTGCTCCGGGCACCGTTCTTCGGTATGAGCGTGCTGTACGCCATCGCCACCCTCGTGACCCTCTTCGCTTGGTATGGCTTGGGTACCTGGCTGCCCAACCTGATGCAGCTGGCTGGCTACAACCTCGGCTCTGCACTCACGTTTGCCCTCGCCCTGAACATGGGAGCCGTAGCGGGGTCGGTCATCACCGCGTGGGCGGGAACCCGGTTCGGCCCGATCCCCACGGCGATCGCCGCTGCGGCTGTGGCTGCCGCAGCACTGCTGGTGCTGGTGACCGGCCCAGCGGTCACCGTCGTTTACATCATGTTGGTCCTGGCCGGTGTGGGGACCCACGGCACCCAGTGCCTCATCATTGCCGCCGTCGCCAGCCACTATCCGGCGCATCTGCGCGGGACGGCATTGGGCTGGGTCCTCGGCGTTGGCCGGATCGGTGCCGTAGCGGCCCCGCAGGTCGGCGGGCTGCTGCTGGCCGCCGGACTCGGCGTCAACTCCAACTTCCTGGCCTTCGCCGGCGCCGCCGCGGTCGCTGCCGTGCTCCTCGGAGCCATCGCCGTCAAGATCAAATCTTCTACCTCTACCCCCATCCCAGAAGGAGCCAGCAATGTCTGA
- a CDS encoding FAD-dependent oxidoreductase: MSDLKTSTEVLVIGGGMAGLAGALALRENGADVTLVERAPEFGEVGAGLQMAPNASRVLQRWGLLEKALEIGVQPKHLVFRDAITGEELTRQTLGGEFAERYGAPYVVIHRSDLHRVLLEGCEAAGVKLVNDVMVESVETVNGRGVAHTATGVEYHADVIIGADGLKSNLRPLVANDEPVSSAYVAYRGTVPITESTPKADLEDVIVYLGPDCHLVQYPLRKGELLNTVAVFKSPSFERGEEQYGGVDELEDAYRNCVPAVQEALKNLATGIRWPMYDRDPVENWVAGRMVLMGDAAHPMLQYLAQGACQALEDAAVLQDVSNGTVFTAEGINPEAWDDAIKEFTSVRAGRTARVQRTARVWGESWHVSGLARTLRNLLFKSRKDGDFQYNDWLYGQDQPGTPELRAAAQPEALSV; encoded by the coding sequence ATGTCTGACCTGAAAACGTCCACTGAAGTCCTCGTTATTGGTGGCGGAATGGCAGGCCTCGCCGGCGCCCTGGCGCTGCGTGAGAACGGCGCGGACGTCACCCTGGTGGAACGGGCTCCGGAATTCGGCGAAGTGGGCGCAGGCCTGCAGATGGCCCCAAACGCTTCCCGCGTCCTCCAGCGCTGGGGCCTCCTGGAAAAGGCCCTGGAAATCGGTGTCCAACCCAAGCACCTGGTCTTCCGCGACGCCATCACCGGCGAGGAACTCACGCGCCAGACGCTCGGCGGGGAATTCGCGGAGCGCTACGGCGCACCGTACGTCGTCATCCACCGCAGCGACCTGCACCGCGTTCTGCTCGAGGGCTGTGAGGCCGCTGGCGTCAAGCTCGTCAACGATGTCATGGTTGAAAGCGTTGAAACCGTCAACGGCCGGGGCGTGGCCCACACTGCCACGGGCGTCGAGTATCATGCCGATGTCATCATCGGTGCCGACGGACTGAAGTCCAATCTCCGTCCGCTCGTGGCCAACGACGAGCCGGTTTCCTCAGCCTATGTCGCGTACCGGGGCACCGTGCCGATTACCGAAAGCACGCCCAAGGCCGACCTTGAAGACGTCATTGTGTACCTCGGACCGGACTGCCACCTTGTGCAGTACCCACTGCGCAAGGGTGAGCTGTTGAACACCGTAGCCGTCTTCAAATCGCCCTCCTTCGAACGCGGCGAAGAACAGTACGGCGGCGTCGATGAGCTCGAGGACGCCTACAGGAACTGCGTCCCGGCCGTTCAGGAAGCGCTGAAGAACCTGGCAACGGGAATCCGCTGGCCCATGTATGACCGCGACCCTGTCGAGAACTGGGTTGCCGGTCGTATGGTGCTGATGGGCGACGCCGCACACCCCATGCTTCAGTACCTGGCCCAGGGCGCCTGCCAGGCCCTTGAAGATGCGGCCGTGCTGCAGGACGTCAGCAACGGCACCGTCTTCACGGCAGAAGGCATCAACCCCGAAGCCTGGGACGATGCGATCAAGGAATTCACCAGCGTCCGCGCAGGCCGTACCGCCCGCGTCCAGCGCACCGCCCGCGTCTGGGGTGAATCCTGGCACGTCTCAGGACTGGCGCGCACGCTCCGGAACCTTTTGTTCAAAAGCCGAAAGGACGGGGACTTCCAGTACAACGACTGGCTTTACGGCCAGGATCAGCCCGGAACTCCGGAACTCCGGGCAGCAGCCCAGCCGGAAGCGCTCTCTGTCTGA
- a CDS encoding HAD domain-containing protein: MRNVTLYLDVDGVVCPFGATGRTPWGSGWRLANAAVLEVAYAGQLVDGLNQLSRAPGVRFVWLTSWEDMAAEYLCPAIGLAGGRWPCLTAEGGGTGEGWWKLAALQEDLAANTPDGVVWIDDQLRYEQEALAWAGFLGERILTVSPDPRRGISPAELAAVRAFATRQLF, encoded by the coding sequence ATGCGGAACGTCACCCTGTATCTGGACGTCGACGGCGTGGTGTGCCCGTTCGGAGCAACGGGTCGGACGCCGTGGGGTTCCGGCTGGCGCCTCGCGAACGCCGCGGTGCTCGAAGTGGCTTATGCTGGCCAGCTCGTTGACGGGCTGAACCAACTTTCCCGTGCGCCGGGAGTCCGCTTTGTGTGGCTCACCAGCTGGGAGGACATGGCCGCGGAGTACCTGTGCCCGGCTATCGGCCTGGCCGGCGGCCGCTGGCCCTGCCTGACGGCGGAGGGCGGCGGAACGGGGGAGGGCTGGTGGAAGCTCGCCGCACTCCAGGAGGACCTGGCGGCCAACACCCCTGACGGCGTCGTGTGGATTGACGACCAGCTCCGGTATGAACAGGAAGCACTTGCCTGGGCCGGGTTCCTGGGCGAGCGCATCCTCACGGTGTCGCCCGATCCCCGGCGGGGAATTTCTCCCGCCGAACTGGCCGCCGTCAGGGCGTTTGCCACCAGGCAGCTGTTTTGA
- a CDS encoding inorganic phosphate transporter — MDITFMVALVIGLALFFDFTNGFHDTANAMATPIATGAIKPKTAVTLAAILNLVGAFLSTEVAKTVSGGIIREGSDGVQITPDIIFAGLMGAILWNMITWLKGLPSSSSHALFGGLIGAAIAGIGFNSVNLETLLQKVILPAIFAPLIAGLVAYLCTRLAYALTSRHDPDTGSKLTQKRGGFRTGQIFTSSLVALAHGTNDAQKTMGIITLVLISAGTQAPGSGPQFWVITACAVAIAVGTYAGGWRIIRTMGSGLTEVKPAQGFAAETSTASAILASSHLGFALSTTQVASGSVIGSGMGRKGTTVRWNMVGKIALGWLFTLPAAGIVGALTALLVKTGVVGVVIAAVAGTAAVLLMFFYSRKSSVGHHNAVEVEEAGQTVRFTKKKALARARAEANQQKDAAKADQQKDAQL, encoded by the coding sequence GTGGACATCACCTTTATGGTGGCGCTGGTCATCGGACTGGCACTATTTTTCGACTTCACTAACGGCTTCCATGACACCGCAAATGCGATGGCTACACCCATCGCCACCGGTGCCATCAAACCAAAGACCGCTGTGACGCTCGCCGCAATCCTGAACCTGGTCGGTGCCTTCCTCTCAACGGAAGTGGCCAAAACAGTCTCCGGCGGCATCATCCGGGAAGGCTCCGATGGTGTCCAGATCACTCCGGACATCATCTTCGCCGGGCTGATGGGCGCCATCCTCTGGAACATGATCACCTGGCTCAAAGGGCTGCCGTCCAGTTCATCCCATGCCCTCTTCGGCGGGCTGATCGGCGCAGCAATCGCCGGCATCGGTTTCAATTCCGTGAACCTGGAAACCCTGCTCCAGAAGGTCATCCTGCCCGCCATCTTCGCCCCGCTTATTGCCGGCCTTGTGGCGTACCTCTGCACCCGGCTCGCCTATGCGCTGACATCCCGGCACGATCCTGACACAGGCAGCAAGCTGACGCAGAAACGCGGCGGGTTCCGCACCGGCCAGATTTTCACATCCAGCCTTGTGGCACTGGCGCACGGAACGAACGACGCCCAGAAGACCATGGGCATCATCACCCTGGTGCTGATTTCCGCCGGCACCCAGGCCCCGGGCTCGGGCCCGCAATTCTGGGTCATCACGGCGTGCGCGGTGGCCATCGCCGTCGGTACATACGCCGGTGGCTGGCGCATCATCCGGACCATGGGCTCCGGGCTCACCGAGGTCAAGCCCGCCCAGGGCTTCGCGGCCGAGACCAGCACCGCCTCGGCCATCCTTGCGTCCTCCCACCTGGGTTTCGCCCTCTCCACGACGCAGGTGGCGTCCGGCTCGGTGATCGGGTCCGGCATGGGCCGTAAGGGCACCACTGTGCGCTGGAACATGGTGGGCAAGATCGCACTGGGCTGGCTGTTCACGCTTCCCGCGGCCGGCATTGTGGGCGCGTTGACCGCGCTGCTCGTGAAGACGGGTGTGGTGGGTGTGGTGATTGCCGCCGTGGCCGGCACCGCCGCGGTGCTGCTTATGTTCTTCTATTCCCGCAAGTCGTCGGTGGGCCACCACAATGCCGTTGAAGTCGAAGAAGCGGGCCAGACCGTCCGCTTCACCAAGAAGAAAGCCCTCGCCCGGGCCCGCGCCGAGGCGAACCAGCAGAAGGATGCCGCCAAGGCGGACCAGCAGAAGGACGCTCAGCTATGA